One genomic region from uncultured Subdoligranulum sp. encodes:
- a CDS encoding D-isomer specific 2-hydroxyacid dehydrogenase family protein, which yields MKILFYALRPFDELQYCEPNREKYGIDYKWTEEVPTPDNLKLAEGCDAVSTNPCEVRPEYLEAFAKMGVKYLPCRSIGYDHIPLETAKQLGLRVSHSHYPPDGVANYTIMLMLMATRKMNQIMVRAAAQDYSLPGKMGHDLSSCTVGVIGTGKIGSTVIRHLSGFGCKILAYDLYPSDAVRPYAEYVPLDELYARSDVITLHLNATPENHHLVDAGAIAKMKDGVLLINTARGTLIDPESLLQGLESGKIGGAGLDVVEDENGICYYNRHDEALPNRELNLLRSYPNVILSPHTAFYTDVNVASMVQSAFEAVSDFAAGRENPCEVRL from the coding sequence ATGAAGATCCTTTTTTATGCGCTGCGTCCCTTTGACGAACTGCAGTACTGTGAACCCAATCGGGAAAAATACGGCATCGACTACAAGTGGACTGAAGAGGTACCCACCCCCGACAATCTGAAACTGGCGGAGGGTTGTGACGCTGTCAGTACAAACCCCTGCGAGGTGCGCCCGGAATACCTGGAAGCCTTTGCCAAAATGGGCGTCAAGTATCTGCCCTGCCGCAGCATCGGATACGATCATATCCCGCTGGAGACAGCCAAACAGCTGGGCCTGCGCGTGAGCCACAGCCACTATCCCCCGGATGGCGTGGCCAATTACACCATTATGCTCATGCTGATGGCCACCCGCAAGATGAATCAGATCATGGTGCGTGCCGCTGCGCAGGATTACTCCCTGCCCGGCAAGATGGGCCACGATCTTTCCAGCTGCACCGTGGGCGTGATCGGCACCGGCAAAATCGGAAGCACAGTCATCCGGCATCTGTCCGGCTTCGGATGCAAAATTCTGGCCTACGACCTTTATCCTTCCGACGCGGTTCGCCCCTATGCCGAGTATGTGCCGCTGGATGAATTGTACGCCCGCAGCGACGTGATCACACTGCACCTGAATGCCACGCCGGAAAACCATCACCTGGTTGACGCCGGTGCCATCGCCAAGATGAAAGACGGTGTCCTGCTGATCAATACCGCCCGCGGCACCCTGATTGATCCCGAATCGCTGCTGCAGGGGCTGGAGAGCGGCAAAATCGGTGGTGCCGGGCTGGACGTTGTGGAAGACGAAAACGGCATTTGCTACTACAACCGCCATGACGAGGCACTCCCCAACCGGGAACTGAACCTGCTGCGCAGCTATCCCAACGTGATTCTCAGCCCCCATACTGCCTTCTACACCGATGTCAATGTGGCCAGCATGGTACAAAGTGCCTTCGAGGCGGTTTCCGATTTTGCAGCCGGACGGGAGAATCCCTGTGAGGTCCGCCTGTGA
- a CDS encoding YkgJ family cysteine cluster protein, with the protein MVEPGRTGEILDAGPALSPGDPFCFVCAGCGDCCRKRRDLVLSGYDLYRIARRLRLSPRIVANAFCKSYVAPQSCLPTLLLTPDPKTGNCRFFEANFCVIHEARPLACALYPLGQSIDPTTAHTEYFPQLPLCGVCVEGRTLQDYLEDVAIPERAGIDARWAVLCTQISGQLLDAGGKGNPHFSVAARRIERALYLDYDLGDEYYPQFQRNMETLLPLLQRILAAPAAGLSECIE; encoded by the coding sequence ATGGTAGAGCCCGGCCGCACCGGAGAGATCTTGGATGCCGGCCCGGCGCTGTCGCCCGGTGATCCCTTCTGTTTTGTCTGTGCCGGGTGTGGGGATTGCTGCCGCAAACGGCGGGATCTTGTCCTTTCGGGGTATGATCTGTACCGCATTGCGCGCCGGCTTCGCCTTTCGCCGCGGATTGTAGCCAACGCCTTCTGTAAAAGCTATGTGGCACCGCAAAGCTGCCTGCCCACCCTCCTGCTCACGCCGGATCCCAAAACCGGGAACTGCCGCTTCTTTGAGGCAAATTTCTGCGTGATCCACGAGGCCCGACCGCTGGCCTGTGCCCTGTATCCGCTGGGGCAGAGCATCGATCCGACCACCGCCCACACGGAATACTTTCCGCAATTGCCACTGTGCGGTGTCTGTGTGGAAGGGCGCACCTTGCAGGATTATCTGGAAGATGTCGCCATCCCGGAACGCGCCGGAATCGACGCCCGATGGGCAGTCCTTTGTACACAGATCTCCGGGCAGCTCCTCGACGCGGGCGGCAAAGGCAATCCCCATTTTTCCGTCGCTGCGCGCCGGATCGAGCGTGCCCTGTATCTGGACTATGACCTGGGCGATGAGTATTATCCCCAGTTCCAGCGCAACATGGAAACACTGCTGCCACTGCTGCAGCGTATTCTTGCCGCCCCTGCTGCAGGTTTATCGGAGTGCATTGAATGA